One window from the genome of Gammaproteobacteria bacterium encodes:
- a CDS encoding hypothetical protein (Evidence 5 : Unknown function) — protein sequence MTSAEWSEAWLDFVLFQVGGYPFALEADQVLAMHILNNTELNQSEPEDSVPHSLSDLLALPAFVVAFATKLRVLEVKCQKASLLVSVEEPVTLQRFGTNVLHPFPEMVRHRLHQPAILALIVSEEKIITLLDSEGLTIPARIDLTTRSESHSSIYSPILMKGE from the coding sequence ATGACCTCAGCGGAATGGTCAGAAGCTTGGTTGGATTTCGTTCTCTTTCAGGTGGGAGGCTATCCCTTTGCCTTGGAGGCAGACCAGGTCCTTGCCATGCATATATTGAATAATACGGAGTTGAATCAATCAGAACCTGAAGATTCCGTACCCCATTCCCTCTCTGATCTTCTCGCACTTCCGGCATTTGTGGTTGCGTTCGCTACTAAATTGCGAGTATTAGAAGTAAAATGTCAGAAGGCCTCCTTGCTGGTTAGCGTGGAGGAGCCAGTAACTCTCCAACGTTTCGGGACCAATGTCCTCCATCCTTTTCCTGAAATGGTACGTCACCGGCTCCACCAACCTGCAATCCTGGCCCTAATCGTCTCCGAAGAAAAGATAATTACCTTGCTGGACTCAGAAGGATTGACGATACCAGCAAGGATAGATCTCACCACGCGTTCTGAATCTCACTCCTCGATTTATTCTCCGATCCTGATGAAAGGGGAATGA